The Cloacibacterium sp. TD35 region CGAAATCTCCACCTTGATTTTTGGCAAAAAGATAATCGTATAACGCTGTTCTTACACCACCTAAATGTAAAGGTCCAGTAGGGCTTGGTGCAAAACGCACTCTTACTTTGCTCATTTTATGAAATTTTAAGTTGCAAATTTACGATTTTTATAGTTTTCTGATTATTATACGGTACCTAAAATTTTTATTTCTTAATTTTGCGTTCTAATTTAAATTTAAAAGTATGCTAGAAGTTGGAGAAAGACCTTGGGGAAAATATTTTGTTTTGCAAGATGAGCCTAATTTTAAATTGAAGCGAATAGAAGTTTTGCCTAATCAAAGACTTTCTTATCAGTACCATCATCATCGTCAAGAATTTTGGACTTTAGTAGAAGGAGAGGCGGTAGTAGTGTTAGATGGTGAAGAAAATTTCTTACAATATGGGCAGAGTATTTTTATTCCTCAAGGAGCTAAACATAGAATAGAAAATCGTACAGATAAACTTTTGGTTTTTGTAGAAGTACAAACTGGAACTTATTTTGGCGAAGATGATATCATAAGGTTACAAGACGATTACGAAAGAAATTAAACTAAAAAAATCCCGAACATTTCGGGATTTTTTTTAGTTCTTATAATTTAAAATTACTTTTTCTATAATGGCAACACACTCTAGCAGTTGTTCTCTAGTAATTACCAAAGGTGGTGCAAGTCTTATAATATTGCCATGAGTAGGTTTTGCTAACAAGCCATTTTCTG contains the following coding sequences:
- a CDS encoding phosphomannose isomerase type II C-terminal cupin domain; protein product: MLEVGERPWGKYFVLQDEPNFKLKRIEVLPNQRLSYQYHHHRQEFWTLVEGEAVVVLDGEENFLQYGQSIFIPQGAKHRIENRTDKLLVFVEVQTGTYFGEDDIIRLQDDYERN